The stretch of DNA GAAGACAGTTTTGAATTTGAGGAAAAAATTATTCATGGCACATGGGTTATTGAATCTGAGTTAGAGTCTTTTATTCAGGCAAATAAGCATCTAGTAGCTCAGATTAAAGCTACTTTGAAGATACGCGATTGGGTTCGATACTATTCACTACAAGGATCAAATGTAATTCGTCGTCTTGTGCGACATGTTAAAAAGAAAGTCTTATGAAAAAACTAAATTTAGGCTGTGGTAAGAATCGTTCTATTCCTGATGCGGTAACGGTAGATATCAACCCTGAGATAGGTCCAGACATTGTACATGATCTTAATAAGTTTCCCTGGCCTTTTCCTGATAATGAGTTTCATGAGATCTACTGCTTTGATATCTTAGAGCATTTGGAGGATGTATTGCTTACGATGGAGGAAATACATCGGATCGGGGTGCCAGGAGGTAAGGTTTTCATCACTACACCTCATTTTTCTTCCCGTAATGCGTTTACCGACCCTACGCATCGACACTTTTTTGGTATTCATTCTTTTGATTATTTTTCTATAAATGGGCATCCCGATTATTCAAAATGGAATTTTTATTCTTTTGCAAAGTTTGAAAAGTTGAAGGTAAAATTGCAATTTGAACACAATTTTATTAATAAATTTATCTGGAGGCTAGCTTACCGTTATCCTGATTTCTGGGAAAGAAGGCTTTCTTGGATATTTCCTGCGTGGTTTATGGATATTGAACTAAAGATAATTAAACCTGGAAATCAATTTTAAGAAACAATGGAATTGTTATCAGAAACAAAATTAGGAGATAATCTCGTGCATAAAGGGAAAATCCTTGCTTCTGGGGGTATACTTACGATTAGAAATTTGCTTGCAGTTTTTATTTCCATGATTGGAAGTATTTTTATCGTTAGATTCCTTGGACTTAAGATATATGGACTTCAAAGTATTTCAGTTTTTTTTATTACCTTATTATCGAGTATTGCGGATTTAAGTATTGGTCTTTATTTGCTTAGAAAGCCCGGGGAGCTAAATGACCAATATCTTAGGGTTGCCTTTAGTCTCTTGCAGTTATTGGCCTGGGTCACTGTCTTATTTGCGATATTTGTTATTGCACCAATTTCAGCATGGTGGTATGGAAAGAAGGAGCTATTTTGGCTGGTAGCAGGTTGTTCCCTTGCGATTGGTATTGGTGCCTTAGCTAAGGTGCCCATTGTTCTTATCGAAAGAAATATGGAGTATGGGAAAATCAGCATGTTAGAATTGTCCGCTTTAATAGGCTATTATTTACCGGCAGCGATAGGGGCGTATGTAGGGCTGGGAATTTGGGCACTTATTTTAGGTGAGCTTTCTAAATCATTTATTACCACTATGCTCGCATACAAAATAAAGCCTATTCGCATTAGATTTCACTGGAATAATAGTATCGTAAGAGAGATATTAAATTATGGATTTCCAACCTCTACCGCTGGCTGGGTTTGGGTTCTTTCTGGAGCAATAAATCCCATTTTGATTGGGAAGATGATTGGATTGGAAGCAGCTGGAATTGTCCGATTAGTTCAAGGAATAATTAGCCAGTTATCCTTCTTTATAAACATAATCTCTCGGCTATCGTTTAATGTCTTAGGAAAGATTCAAAATGATAAAAAGAGGATCCTGAAGGCAATAGATCAGAGTGCACTTTACAGTTACTTCTTGGTTACTTTCCCTTTATTTCTCTTTGCCTCAATCAGTTATTGGGCAGTACCTGCATTATATGGAGATAAAAGTCTTCCTGCCGTTCCTCTTTTACTTCTTGCTATTTTACCTCAGGGTGTCAATATGATTTTTGCTGGACAATCTTTTCTTCTTATGACTATTGGCAAAGCCTCAGAAATGATTAAACTTCATATTATACGGAGTGTAGCAGTTTGGATTATCTGTTTCTTGCTTATACCAGTAAGTGGCTATTTTGCCCTACCTTTGGCTGATATTATAGTTTTACCAGTATTGTTTATATTACACAAAAATGTATCATCTATATATGGCAGACCGAGTTATAGAGAAGCGGTTGTCCTTTTGGTAATTGGTTATTGTTCTGTAGTTTTATCCTCATCGGTGAAAATTCCTATTTTAGGTCTCTTGATGTTTATTGTAGCAAACGGTATCTCATTTTTTGTCATTTCGTCAAAATCGAGAAGCGAAATCTTTGAGGCTTTACATCTTTTTAAAAAGCAATTTGTTAGAGAACCGGTCTGGGTAATTAAAG from bacterium encodes:
- a CDS encoding methyltransferase domain-containing protein, yielding MKKLNLGCGKNRSIPDAVTVDINPEIGPDIVHDLNKFPWPFPDNEFHEIYCFDILEHLEDVLLTMEEIHRIGVPGGKVFITTPHFSSRNAFTDPTHRHFFGIHSFDYFSINGHPDYSKWNFYSFAKFEKLKVKLQFEHNFINKFIWRLAYRYPDFWERRLSWIFPAWFMDIELKIIKPGNQF
- a CDS encoding oligosaccharide flippase family protein, with amino-acid sequence MELLSETKLGDNLVHKGKILASGGILTIRNLLAVFISMIGSIFIVRFLGLKIYGLQSISVFFITLLSSIADLSIGLYLLRKPGELNDQYLRVAFSLLQLLAWVTVLFAIFVIAPISAWWYGKKELFWLVAGCSLAIGIGALAKVPIVLIERNMEYGKISMLELSALIGYYLPAAIGAYVGLGIWALILGELSKSFITTMLAYKIKPIRIRFHWNNSIVREILNYGFPTSTAGWVWVLSGAINPILIGKMIGLEAAGIVRLVQGIISQLSFFINIISRLSFNVLGKIQNDKKRILKAIDQSALYSYFLVTFPLFLFASISYWAVPALYGDKSLPAVPLLLLAILPQGVNMIFAGQSFLLMTIGKASEMIKLHIIRSVAVWIICFLLIPVSGYFALPLADIIVLPVLFILHKNVSSIYGRPSYREAVVLLVIGYCSVVLSSSVKIPILGLLMFIVANGISFFVISSKSRSEIFEALHLFKKQFVREPVWVIKDQK